Proteins from a genomic interval of Papaver somniferum cultivar HN1 chromosome 4, ASM357369v1, whole genome shotgun sequence:
- the LOC113275715 gene encoding histone H4, whose product MSGRGKGGKGLGKGGAKRHRKVLRDNIQGITKPAIRRLARRGGVKRISGLIYEETRGVLKIFLENVIRDAVTYTEHARRKTVTAMDVVYALKRQGRTLYGFGG is encoded by the coding sequence atGTCAGGACGTGGTAAGGGAGGAAAAGGTTTGGGAAAGGGAGGAGCAAAGCGTCATCGCAAAGTACTTCGTGATAACATTCAAGGTATCACAAAACCAGCAATCAGGAGATTAGCAAGAAGAGGAGGTGTGAAACGTATCAGTGGCTTGATTTATGAAGAAACAAGAGGAGTTCTTAAGATCTTTTTGGAGAATGTGATTCGTGATGCTGTTACCTACACTGAACATGCCAGGAGGAAGACTGttactgccatggatgttgttTATGCTCTCAAGAGACAGGGAAGAACTCTTTATGGTTTTGGAGGTTAG